A single genomic interval of Chryseobacterium paludis harbors:
- a CDS encoding 3-ketoacyl-ACP reductase, with protein MNIKGKNAIVTGGGRGLGKAVALALANEGVNVAITGRNETNLKATVEEIKNIGVNAAYTIFSVDDESAVKEGIESLAKELGGVDILVNNAGIGDFGTIEEMPSETWEQVIKTNLFGVYYAAKAVYPFLKEKGEGDIVNVASTAGLKGGGNMSAYAASKAAVISLSQSMMAEWRKQNIRVITLTPSTIASDMSIQGGLTDGNPETVLQPEDFAEWVRDILKMNRRALIANGSIFSTNP; from the coding sequence ATGAATATAAAAGGAAAAAATGCCATTGTAACAGGTGGTGGAAGAGGTTTAGGTAAAGCAGTTGCTTTAGCGTTGGCTAATGAAGGTGTGAATGTTGCAATTACCGGAAGAAATGAAACAAATCTGAAAGCTACTGTTGAAGAGATTAAAAATATTGGGGTAAATGCTGCTTATACTATTTTTAGTGTTGATGACGAATCAGCAGTAAAGGAAGGAATTGAATCTTTAGCAAAAGAACTTGGCGGTGTAGATATTCTAGTCAATAATGCTGGAATCGGAGACTTTGGAACGATTGAAGAAATGCCTTCAGAAACCTGGGAACAGGTTATTAAAACCAATCTTTTCGGAGTGTATTATGCTGCAAAAGCGGTGTATCCATTTTTAAAAGAAAAAGGAGAAGGCGATATTGTAAACGTTGCTTCTACAGCAGGTTTAAAAGGTGGAGGAAATATGTCTGCTTATGCAGCTTCTAAGGCTGCCGTGATCTCTTTATCACAATCGATGATGGCGGAATGGAGAAAACAAAATATTCGTGTAATTACTTTAACACCAAGTACCATTGCTTCGGATATGAGTATTCAGGGAGGATTAACAGATGGAAACCCTGAAACTGTACTTCAGCCAGAAGATTTTGCAGAATGGGTAAGAGATATTTTGAAAATGAACAGAAGGGCATTAATTGCGAATGGTTCTATATTTTCAACAAATCCTTAA
- the prmA gene encoding 50S ribosomal protein L11 methyltransferase, producing the protein MQNYLEFNFKISPLQPWNEILMAELIEIGFDSFTEELEGILGYIQKDLFNEDELKALPLFENENVKIEYTFQEMPNINWNEEWEKNFSPINIDDKVLIRAEFHDSVAGMHEIIIQPKMSFGTGHHPTTHLMIQQMMDIDFNGKKVLDMGCGTSVLAIYAKQQGAGEVKAIDIDEWSVENSKENSERNGVVLDIEQGTAENLGKENFDIILANINRNILISDIPTYVSVLNDGGNLLLSGLCFFDVDDILEVCKENNLELKKQLQREEWVSLLLEK; encoded by the coding sequence ATGCAAAATTATTTAGAATTCAACTTCAAAATTTCTCCGCTTCAACCTTGGAATGAAATATTAATGGCAGAGCTTATAGAAATAGGTTTCGACAGTTTCACAGAAGAATTGGAGGGGATTTTAGGATATATCCAGAAAGATTTATTTAATGAAGATGAACTTAAAGCATTACCGCTTTTCGAAAATGAAAATGTAAAAATAGAATATACTTTCCAGGAAATGCCGAACATCAACTGGAATGAGGAATGGGAAAAGAATTTCTCTCCGATCAACATTGATGATAAAGTTTTGATCAGAGCGGAGTTTCATGATTCTGTAGCAGGAATGCATGAGATTATCATTCAGCCTAAAATGTCTTTCGGAACAGGACATCACCCAACTACCCATTTAATGATCCAACAGATGATGGATATTGATTTTAATGGTAAAAAAGTTTTAGACATGGGATGTGGAACTTCCGTATTAGCTATTTATGCAAAACAACAAGGCGCTGGTGAAGTGAAAGCAATCGATATTGATGAGTGGTCAGTTGAAAATTCTAAAGAAAATTCTGAAAGAAATGGGGTAGTTCTTGATATTGAACAGGGAACTGCAGAGAACTTAGGAAAAGAGAATTTCGATATTATTTTAGCCAATATCAACCGTAATATTCTTATTTCAGATATTCCTACGTATGTTTCTGTTTTAAATGATGGCGGAAATTTATTGTTGTCAGGACTGTGTTTCTTTGATGTAGATGATATTCTGGAAGTATGCAAGGAAAATAACCTTGAATTGAAAAAACAGTTACAAAGAGAGGAATGGGTAAGCTTATTGCTTGAAAAATAA